One Luteibacter aegosomaticola genomic window carries:
- the pstC gene encoding phosphate ABC transporter permease subunit PstC: MHASVSNAVPSAERAAEAARNAKDSRDDRIFGWVLKGCALIVLLALVGAAGSTLWLGSDAFHTFGFGFLTSATWDPSNDQYGALVPIMGTIGTAFIALLFAVPVSFGIALFLTEIAPQWLRGPVSSAIELLAGIPSIIYGMWGLFIFAPFVAEHIKPWLMNNFSADPPDGQVSWLVTHVPAIGKFFASEYPFFGAGVLTAGLVLAVMIIPFISSVMREVFQTVPTRLKESAYALGSSTWEVVWDIVVPYTRTAVIGGVFLGLGRALGETMAVAFVLGNTFKFSLSFLETSSSIASTIANQFGEAQGLQRSALMALAFLLFVVTFIVLLIARLMLRRMAVKEGK; the protein is encoded by the coding sequence ATGCACGCCTCCGTCAGCAACGCCGTTCCCAGCGCCGAGCGCGCCGCCGAGGCGGCCCGCAACGCGAAGGATTCGCGCGACGACCGAATCTTCGGCTGGGTTCTCAAGGGCTGTGCCCTTATCGTCCTGCTCGCCCTGGTGGGCGCGGCGGGCTCCACGCTCTGGCTGGGCTCGGACGCGTTCCACACGTTCGGCTTCGGCTTCCTTACGAGTGCCACCTGGGACCCGAGCAACGACCAGTACGGTGCGCTCGTCCCGATCATGGGCACCATCGGCACCGCGTTCATCGCGCTGCTCTTCGCCGTGCCGGTCAGCTTCGGCATCGCCCTCTTCCTTACCGAGATCGCCCCGCAGTGGCTGCGCGGTCCGGTCAGCTCCGCCATCGAACTGCTCGCCGGCATCCCGTCGATCATCTACGGCATGTGGGGCCTCTTCATCTTCGCCCCGTTCGTGGCTGAGCACATCAAGCCATGGCTGATGAACAACTTCAGCGCCGACCCGCCGGACGGCCAGGTGTCCTGGCTCGTTACGCACGTCCCGGCCATCGGCAAGTTCTTCGCCAGCGAATACCCGTTCTTCGGCGCCGGCGTCCTCACCGCGGGCCTTGTCCTCGCGGTGATGATCATCCCGTTCATCTCCTCGGTGATGCGCGAAGTGTTCCAGACCGTGCCGACCCGCCTGAAGGAATCGGCGTACGCGCTGGGCTCCAGCACGTGGGAAGTGGTGTGGGACATCGTGGTGCCCTACACCCGCACCGCCGTGATCGGCGGCGTGTTCCTGGGCCTGGGCCGCGCGCTTGGCGAGACGATGGCCGTGGCCTTCGTGCTCGGCAACACCTTCAAGTTCTCGCTGTCGTTCCTTGAAACCAGCAGCTCGATCGCCTCGACCATCGCCAACCAGTTCGGTGAAGCGCAGGGCCTGCAGCGCTCGGCCCTGATGGCGCTGGCCTTCCTGCTCTTCGTGGTGACCTTCATCGTGCTGCTGATCGCCCGCCTCATGCTCCGCCGCATGGCCGTGAAGGAGGGCAAATAA
- the pstS gene encoding phosphate ABC transporter substrate-binding protein PstS: protein MGAAQATDITGAGSSFVYPVLSKWSAKYAEATGNKLNYQSVGSGAGIAQIKEGTIDFGASDAPMSGEDLAKFGLGQFPSVVGGIVPVVNLQGVQAGQLKLTGAVLADIYLGKIAKWDDPAITALNPGLKIPSNKITVVHRSDGSGTSFNFTNYLSKVSPEWASKVKFGTAVEWPAGVGGKGNEGVSQYVRQIPGSIGYVEYAYAKKNSISFAQMQNAAGKWVQPNADTFGAAAGTADWASAKDFNVIMTNAPGEQAWPITATTWIIMYKKSKNPSHSKVAFDFFKWSLEKGQSDAASLDYVALPTTLVQKIEAYWASDLGNK from the coding sequence ATGGGCGCTGCCCAGGCCACCGATATCACCGGCGCCGGTTCGAGCTTCGTCTACCCCGTCCTCTCCAAGTGGTCGGCCAAGTACGCCGAAGCCACGGGTAACAAGCTGAACTACCAGTCCGTCGGTTCGGGTGCCGGTATCGCCCAGATCAAGGAAGGCACCATCGACTTCGGCGCCTCTGACGCTCCGATGAGCGGCGAAGACCTCGCCAAGTTCGGCCTCGGCCAGTTCCCCAGCGTCGTCGGCGGCATCGTGCCGGTGGTGAACCTGCAGGGCGTCCAGGCTGGCCAGCTCAAGCTGACCGGTGCCGTCCTCGCCGACATCTACCTCGGCAAGATCGCCAAGTGGGACGACCCGGCGATCACCGCGCTGAACCCGGGCCTCAAGATCCCCAGCAACAAGATCACCGTCGTCCATCGTTCGGACGGTTCGGGCACCTCGTTCAACTTCACCAACTACCTCTCGAAGGTGAGTCCGGAGTGGGCTTCGAAGGTGAAGTTCGGCACGGCCGTCGAGTGGCCGGCTGGCGTGGGTGGCAAGGGTAACGAAGGCGTGTCGCAGTACGTGCGCCAGATCCCGGGCTCGATCGGCTACGTCGAATACGCTTACGCCAAGAAGAACAGCATTTCGTTCGCGCAGATGCAGAACGCTGCCGGCAAGTGGGTCCAGCCGAACGCCGACACCTTCGGCGCTGCCGCTGGCACCGCTGACTGGGCTTCGGCCAAGGACTTCAACGTGATCATGACCAACGCTCCGGGTGAGCAGGCATGGCCGATCACCGCGACGACCTGGATCATCATGTACAAGAAGTCGAAGAACCCGTCGCACTCGAAGGTCGCTTTCGACTTCTTCAAGTGGTCGCTCGAGAAGGGCCAGTCGGACGCCGCTTCGCTCGACTACGTCGCGCTGCCGACCACGCTGGTGCAGAAGATCGAGGCCTACTGGGCTTCGGACCTCGGCAACAAGTAA
- the rnt gene encoding ribonuclease T yields MDTTSNSTATAMAGRFRGFLPVIVDVETGGFDAERDALLEIAVVSIRMEPSGLLVPEPAVSANVEPFPGANIDPRSLEVTGIDPDHPFRGALPERQALDHVFNAVRDAVKAAECQRAVLVGHNAAFDLAFLNAAVRRVAHKRNPFHPFSCFDTATLGGLAYGQTVLSKAVIAAGLSFDTREAHSAVYDAERTAELFCEIVNRWRRLELAEADRVTSVAV; encoded by the coding sequence ATGGATACGACGAGTAACAGCACCGCCACGGCCATGGCCGGACGGTTCCGGGGGTTCCTGCCGGTCATCGTGGATGTCGAAACGGGCGGCTTCGATGCCGAACGCGACGCCCTGCTCGAGATCGCGGTCGTCTCCATCCGCATGGAGCCCTCGGGGCTCCTGGTGCCCGAGCCGGCCGTGTCGGCCAATGTGGAGCCCTTCCCGGGCGCCAATATCGACCCGCGCTCCCTGGAAGTGACCGGCATCGACCCGGACCACCCGTTCCGGGGTGCCCTGCCCGAGCGGCAGGCACTCGATCACGTATTTAATGCAGTACGCGACGCCGTAAAGGCCGCGGAGTGCCAGCGGGCGGTCCTGGTGGGCCATAACGCCGCGTTCGATCTCGCCTTCCTTAATGCGGCCGTGCGCCGGGTGGCCCACAAGCGCAACCCGTTCCACCCCTTCAGCTGCTTCGATACCGCCACCCTGGGTGGCCTGGCCTATGGCCAGACCGTGCTTAGCAAAGCTGTCATCGCCGCGGGGCTATCCTTCGATACCCGCGAGGCCCATTCCGCGGTTTACGATGCGGAACGCACGGCGGAACTGTTCTGCGAAATCGTGAACCGATGGCGGCGGCTGGAGCTTGCTGAGGCCGATCGCGTGACCTCGGTCGCAGTTTGA